GTGTTTTTTTGGTAAACAGCATATTGTCATTTTCTGGTTTTTGATACATTCTGCTGTCCATTTCTgctttatgggtgagttcatcccattcacattcacagttataattactatgtttgtattttcctccatcctattttttctcactgtttatccttctctttttttaccCTATTCCTTCTTAGAAACCTAGTTTACTTCAGACCACTGATTTTCTCATACTCACACCCTTCTAAAAGCCCCTACTTTATCCTACCTAAGTGCCCTCCTATTTCTTAATCCTCCTACCCTATCAGGCCTTCCTTTATCCTATCCTATTGACCTCCTATCTCTCTGCAAGTTAAGacttttattccttctttaatcTAGTTCTAATGAGAATAAGGTACCTGTTTCTCAACATCTACCCTATCCTCTTCTCCATTGTAACAgttcttaaattcaaatttgttttatatgaGGTGATCTGCTCCATTTTACCTCTCcctattcagttttattttctggGATTATTCCATCAGAATCAACTCAACCTAAAACCTTCGATCTATGCATACTCTTTTGGACTACCCTAGTAATGATTTCATCCTTAAGGGTTACATATATAATAACCTTTTCCTATGAGAAATAAACAGTTTGACCATATTAAATCATTTATAACTAGTCTTTCATGTTTACCTCATGTTTCTTCTTACTTTTGTAAGTCaatttctattcagttttggtcttttcCTCAAGAATACTGGGAAGTCCTTTAGtttattaaatatcaattatttcatttgcagGATTACACTTAGTtttactgggtaagttattcttaacTGCAAGTCCAGTTGTTTTGgtctttggaatataatattccctTCCTTTGggcttttaatgtagaagctgccaaattttgtgttatcctgacgGTAGCTCCACAACATTTAAATTCTTTCtagttgcttatttttttctccttcacctgAGAGCTTTAAAACTTAGCTATCATGTTTCTGTGTATTTCATTTGAGGACCTGTTTCAGAtgtttatttttggaatttttttttccaatttctaattTGCTCTTTGTGCTTGAatttcaggacagttttccttaaatttttgaaGTATTGTGTCTAagactctttttttgatcataactttcaggtagttcaacAATTTTGTTATTCTCGATTCTCAATTTGTTTTCcagggtagtttttttttttaatgtaatgtttcacattcttttcttttctttttcattcttttaattaaaaaaaaatattactttatatctaataaagtcattaacttcctcttgcccaattctaatttttatggagttattttctttgataagtttttgcatctctttttccatttctattattcCTTTACCTAAGGGcaaaaaaaaagtcctcattCAAACACAAAGGGGATAGGGGTGGAaggtgaaaagagaaagggagagagacagagacagaaaagagatctagagagatagaaagagagagagagatggaaaaagagagagagaaagacagatagacagagacctagagagagagagagagagagagagagagagagagagagagagagagaaagagagagagagagagagagaaagaggaggaaggattaATAATCTAACCCAGGGCAGTAATCTTAGTCTCAATTTGAATTTAATCTCTCAGCCCACATTGCCaattttgccatttccatttctataacATCTCCCATATCCGGCCTCaccactcacacaaacacacctCCAGAACCTGTACCTAGGACCTTTGTTTCCTGCCTGGACCATTTCAatatcctctcattttatttccttatctcaAGCCCCTCTCTCTCCATTCCAACCTCCATATATCTattaaattgattttcctaaagttcagagCTGACCATGTTATGCTACTACTCCTGTTAATTCTAAGGCCAAATATAAACTCCTGTGTTTGGCATTGAAGGTCTTTCCAGCCTGGCCGCAGCTATTTTAGCAGCCATATTAAATACATtgcttcttttcattcattctctaattcatcaatccaattttcttactgtttttcaCTCTGTTTCCCATCTCTTATACTGGCATTCCCCGTGCCTTGATTAcatcctctcccccctcctctcacCTCTTCATCTTAAAGTTGCTAGTCTCCttaagattcagttcaaatgCCATGTTCCAGATCTCCCCTCCTATGAGCGCCCTTCCTCCCAAAGTCACCTTTTAGCTGTTttgtagatagataaatggatagatgtggatgaatgaatggatggatagattagatagacagaaatagaatttaagctcctagagacagatagatacagatataggtagataggtagaatTTAAACTCCTTTAGGGTAGGGATTACTTTgctttttgaccttttatttccAGGTCTATTGAGGGTCCTGCCAAGAAGTAAGTCTTGAATATATTCTTGTTAATTGCTGTATTCAGTAattattcctccctcccctcaGTAGAAAGGTTTCAGACCAGAGGTGTGAATTGAGGTTTGACTGtcagatagtttctgtgttgATGTTTTGTCTTATCTATCTCAATTGCATAGGGTGAGGCAAGATTTTGAATAGGAGAGAAACCTTAGGAAGTGATAATGATCTCTCAAAGCACCAATAAAGtactttttaagaaataaaattgttttaattttttctattatttttttcagtgttttacCTACTATTTAACCTATGTTCTTGGGGTTGTTGCTTAGTCATGTACAAAATCCACGAGTTactcttagcaaagatactagggcCCTtcacctttccttctccagtgtgtcctcattttacagaacaagAATGAGGCAAATGGACATAAGTGAATTGCCCGGGGCCATATGGCTTTTcaaagtatctgagttcaaatttgaactcaggtcctcctaacagCAGGTTCCCTATCCACAATGCCACATAGCTGCTCTAAAGCTAGATAGCAATCCTTAATCTTCCTTCTTGGTTTCTCTTATGAGCTATCCATAAGGACCCAAAATTTTATAGAGAGTTTGTGATTTTCAAAAATAAGCAAATTTTGTCTTTGAAGATTCATATCTATATGTAGATGTGTTCATTGTAATATCATTTACATATGTTGATATTTGGGGAAAAGTATTTAATGCAATATTGACCTTCATAACTACACTTTTAACTCTAGATTAATTTTTCTAGATGATGGTAGCacttaaaattgttattttaagtAACTTCATATTGCCATTTTCAAATCAAAATTATGTTTGCATTATAAGGTCATTAGAATATGaagattaaaaagcaaattaacaaaaaaaattgattgcaTTTCATGGTTATGAAAGAAATGACCACTTTTCCTTTCATGCACAAATGAATGAGCTTGGGATCATTTTAGccaaatatatatgaattttcaTAAGAAACAAAGTTATTCTTTACTAATCTGACTTTTTAGTGCACGCTTACAACAGCAAATGGTAATTCTTTGGGGACCTATTATTTGGTCTAGTTCAGCCTGCATTAAAAGACTAACATAATCGTATTGAGGGAAAGCATTTGGAGATCTATAATCCAGCGATATTTCTGAACATCTCTTTACGTAATGACAATCTGTGAAGGGTAAATATGTTGATTATggcctttacaaatattaaaatgtgCAAGAGAAGCAAGGTGaaggtttaaaaaatcattagCTGTAATTAATAAGTAATACTTTCAGTAGCATCTTTATTTCCCTAGATTGTAGagattgtatataatattttctcttgcTTGATAGGAATAGTtggaatgaacattttttttttaaaagatacaaagaCTTTGGTTCTTGTttgatataaaaattattcttagaGCTTATATTATTTGGCAAGTTAATGTGATTACAATTCTATACTGAATTAATTTATATCACAAGATTCTCTAAACTCTAGAACTACATTgcagaatttaatatttttatcttttcagaaTCTAGTCAGGTTATctggttattttaaaaaagtgacttttaaaaataacaaatactttattttttgccCCATACTTTGACTTCTCCAGAATTCAAATTGATAATTCTACTAAGTACGATTTGTAATATTTGAAAGTGAACAAATCATTTTGAATTGGACTAAAACCATAGATCACTGAACGTaactaaaattttcaaattactaaaaaagtaaagagtttCTTGAACATTATGAAGAATACTAATAGCATCTAGTACTATGAAAGGGGAGAATATACCAACAAGCATTTTGTATACATGTGCATTCGtaggttttttaatttttctatctaTAATGGACCATAGTGATAAAGCTTATAGATGAGAACTAGAAGTTCAGAGAGGTAAAAACCTAAGCATAAGACAGTAGAAGTTGTATTGGTTTTGGACTAAGGggtataaattttaattttgtcatttattaccGGCCTTGGACTAGTGAGTTATTCTTTCTGGGTTGAGTATCTTCATTGGTAAAATATGTGTAAGAAGTGTTAGAGACTAGAGGTAGCtaagttcctttccagctctaaatttatcatTTTGTAATCATAACAAATTTGTGGTACACCCATGACTAGAATTCTCCCAACTCTGAGATTATTGCCCTTCTACTACACAAGATTCTTTTAggtagtgattttttaaaagttgttttggtttttattaataaaagtatCATGGATGAGACAAATACTGCATTCTGGAAAGAAGCCTGATTAGAAATCTATGTGCTTGGAGGAGTAAGGGGTGTatatatagagcaccagccctgaagtcagaaaggcctgaatttaaatttaaatcagacctcaatccaaatcagttccaattgatcagtaatgaacagaaccagctatacccagcaaaagaacattgggaaatgaatgtggaccacaacatagcatttacagtctttctgttgttttttgcttgcatttttgtttttcttctcaggttatttttaccttctttctaaatctgatttttcttgtgtagcaagacaactgtataagtatgtatacatatattgtatttaacatatactttaacatatttaacatgtatgggactacctgctatttgggggaggggtagagggatggaggggaaaagttggaacaaaaggttttgcaaggttcaatgctaaaaaattatccatgcatatgttttgacaataaaaagctataataaaaaaataaataaaataaatcagacctcagatacctagtagctgtgggaccctgggcaagtcatttaaccctgattgtctcttccctctttcttcatcCACCCCCCCAAAAACATTGAGTTGTATGCAAGTTGACATTAAAATATGTGATACTCTTAACATTCTTAGTGTTTCTTCAAAAAGGATTATTCATTGGGTAAACATTAGTCATATTTATATTTGATGTAACATACTTTAAGATTGCTTAGGAAACATCATGGTATAATATATGGAGAATTGGATTTGTAATCAGGCAGATCTAGGTTTTAAATCTATTCTGGATACTTAACTAGTTCTGTATGCAATAACTAACCTATTTCACAGGTTTGTTTTAAAGCCCAAAAGAAAGaacatatgtaaaacacttgCAAACCTAAATGGGCTAAGtgaatgtaagttattattattaagcataCCATAAAGACTATagcttcaaaataatttttttacagtcttttctccttattactaataaaaatgtattttcccaaagcaaAGGAATTGGTGAGCtgttttccctgaaaaaaaaaattgccatagcTCAAAATTTAAGACTAAATTCTATGTTTTCATTATAAAAGAAAGTTCCTATATTAAGTATCTTGTGAACAGTTCTTAAATAGCACAGAAAACTATTATTTAACAAATTGTCAAATTCTTTGAATCACTGATCAAtttgtctcattctttttttaatattcttttttattttattaaagctttttatttccaaaatatatacatggataattttcaacattcacccttacaaaactttgtgttctaatttttttccttcccttccctccatcccccttccctagacagcaagtgatctaatatatgttaaacatgtacaatttttctatacttatttccactgtcatgctgcacaagaaaaatgaaatccaaaaaataaagaaaacaaaatgcaagcaaacaacaacaaaaagagtgaaaatactatgttgtggttcacgTTGAGTTCCCACTGTTCTCTGTGTGCAGATAGCTTTCTTCAGTAAAAGACCATTGGAATGTCTGCTATTCTTAATGGGAAAGCTGTAGGAAAATCTGGGAAGGAATGATTTATATTGACTTTAGAAATTCATTGTTAATTAACCAAAATATCCAGCACTATAATATAAGCATTGAAATTAGGACAGAGTTCTGATGAAATGAAATAGGatacattaaaaatattgaacagaAAAACTGGAATTTTCcctaaagtgaaaaagaaaaatgagaatactCAAGTGCCTGGGAAGACCTTTATGAATtgttgcaaagtgaaatgagaaaaactagaattatattataaaagataaataattttgaaaggctTAAAAACTTTGATTAACACAATGATcaatcacaattccaaaggattcataatgGGGGGGACCATGCTGTGCTATTTATTTTAGGGTTAAGAGCTGATGGACTCAAAACACAGAGCTAaagtatgttttctttcttttctcatggttgatgcaggaatttgttttgcttgatttcatatatttgcaagagtttttttttttttttttggcatttcaaTGGATATGGGAGAAGACAATAGAAGAAAGATaattcaaaactgaaaataaaacaaaattcaattaaaaaaaaaacaggaatgatGCCATAAAGTTATAACACTTCTAGGGAACATCtgtagggcaactaggtggtccACTGTGTACAGtcctggacctgaagtcagaaagattcatcttcctgttcctgagttcaagtctgacttCAGAAGCAGTGTGATccagagcaagtcatttaacactgttataaattatataatttatatggtaattacatgagctggagaaggacaggCAAATCATTCCAAGTGTCTTtaccaggaaaactccaaatgcaaAAGGGATATTCTTAAAATCTCTCACCTTTTCTAAAGATAATAATTTCTACTATCTTGTGATTGTACTATATAAAGACTATATTACAACTCTATAGTGGATTAGAAATACTGCTTATATAAACACTAATGAAATCTCTGATGGGGACTGTGAATAGAGATCATTCAGTCCCATGGCTTAGAGTGGAAGTAACAAGGATAACTGGCTTGGAGTGGGATGGGAATAAGAAGGTAGAGTTATGAAGCaggaaaaagaacaacaacaggAGACTTCAGAAGATCCCTTCTGAATTCCCATTGTTTTCCAGCCACTTTCTCAAATAACCTCCTGCCTATATTCCCTAAAGCCATAGGAGGCCTCTGAGGAACTAGAGCATTAATCGTTGTAGGCCCAGGGCATCCGTTCCCAGCCTTGTTTCAGAAGAACTATCAACTTCTATATCCCAGCTAATGAAACCTTATTTGTGGCAGTCATTTTCTCCTCCTAGAgaagttaaacatatttccttctgTCATACCTTGGGCATCATTGAAATTCTTAGATTTAATAGAGAAATGATAACGTTCAAGTGCTTTGAATGAAAAAAGGAGTGAGaccatttatgaaaaaaaaaaaactccaaataattttttttttttttttgtcattgatgTTCAGTGACTTCCAATTCTTGCTACcctatttgatattttcttggcaaaggtggtttgccatttccttctccaattaattatttaaatgagaaattgaggtaaacaaggttaagtaacttgcccaggagcACAAAACTAAGGGACTAGAGACAgtcttgaactcaggaagatgcattttcataaatttttcaaCTATGTATTGTGACCTCATTGGAGATGACTCAAAAGATCTTTATGTAGAATGAATGCTTTTCCAAGGTAGAATACAACAGTTAAACAAATTTAAAGTCTAAGACATattgggttgttgttgttttttcataatttccaGCTAATTTACAAGTATAGGCATTTAGTTCACTTCACTCTAGTTTTCCAAGAATAAGataattttatgtattaaatTATGTATTGCATGTTCAGTACCAGAAGTAGTTAGGTGGTGCATTGGACCTGTAAttaggaagaaatgagttcaaatctagcctcagacatttgctagctatgCTGTTCTAGGTGATAATCTTTCTGTGCCTATAAAATGGGGCAGCTAATAGCACTTACCACCCagagtcattgtgaggatcaagtgagataaaacTACAAAGCCCTTGTGTCATCATGACGCAGCTGGAGGCATAGTGCTTAGAGCTGTGCCTGGAGTTGGCTCAACATGACCCCGGACACTAGCTaagcagctgggtggctcaggaatagtgttgggcctggagtcaggctCCTCTTCCCCAATTCAGTTCTGGCTCAGATTTACTAGATTTAATCCTTAATTCTcagttttttatttgtaaaatgagctggagaaggaaatggaaaaacaagaaatatctttgtccagaaaaccccaaatgggatcacaaagaataagGCATGACTGAgcaatgcttactagctgtgtgatcctgaccgAGTTATTTCCTCAACAGTAATAGCCCCTCTTTTGCACAGTACTTATAGAAATACTTATTCTTCCCACCCAATTCCCCAAACCCCTAGTACCATGACCCTAGTGCTAGGCATTCCATATAGATACATTTATTGAATGGAACTGCTTACTCTACATTACATTAGTGTGTATAGCATGAATAATAGAGTTTTCATGCAAAAGGAGAGTAGAAAAAATATGCATTTGCTGTATTTTTGGAGGGTTATATTCCTTATAATGTTTTTGTTGTGaattttgagatttaaaaaaaacccaacacaatGGAAATAAGCATTTGAGATATCTTCCaaacaaaaaatagtaaaattctgaaaaatgaaaattctcagttAACAATATTTGGACAATATTTGGAATCCAGTAACTGACCAACTCACTATTCTTTTAGATTAGTGATAGCTCATGATTCCTCTTAGTAGTGATCTAAGTTAATTTTTGTTAAGATTGTGATTGGACATTGTGGACATAAAATGGACCTTCATTTCTTGTAGTTTACAtcaaagtcagaggacctggcaTCCCCTTAAACAAACTAAAATATTACTGGTCTCACTACAGCATTTTGCTGCTAAGGATTATAGGATTAGGATTTAGAAAaggatttcccctcccccctttgtGTGGACAGCAGCTCTAGTCTAGCTATGGAACAAAGACAAACTAGAGTGAAGGAGAAAGTGtcaattttaattatgttttgcTCACCACCGAAGTCTATTAAAatgactttccatttttttccttactgGGTGAAATTTATTTGATTAATGTGCACTTTAACCAATTTACATTAAAGGGCATGCTCAACTGGAATAGAGTACCTATGATTTAAGGAACAACAATCTGTGAGACAGTGGGAACATAACTTTTTCTACTGATCTAGTTTGGCTTTTTTTGTGACTAAAGAGAAACCTGGCCAAAGAGTACAATCAATCAGGCACCATTTACTGTGGATCACTATTTGCACATTCTCCTAAACTAAGGCCTGAAGGATTAAGATAAAAATtgcttatttcttatttactattcctttcagaaaaagaaaaaaaaaaaccgacccagaatatttttccccaaaatatacaCAAGGGTGTCAATTTCAGACACTTTGTAAACATGAACCAGCAGCACATAACCTATTAAAGAGAGGTAATTTGGGGTCCTTGGGATAGGTCTTCTATTAATAGCAGGTAAATCTCTTCTAGCTGTTAGCTATAATACCCGGATAATTTGTGCAAAATTAACTCTGCCAGATCCAGAAAGCAAACATTGCTTTGTAGAGTCTGAAGTGTACTTAAAAAACACATAGATTCATTGTATTAGACATCCATAGCCCTTACATTAAAATACACAGAAACCCAACCGCTTTGGTCTTCCAATGGAAAGTAAGTTTTGATGGGGGGATGGGGGAAGCGTCCATCAGTCCGTGATTAAGCCCCCCCATTTCCATTAAGACAATTTCACCACACACACTGCCAAGATAACAGCTATGATGAGCACAGCACTAAAAATAATCGCAGCCAGAAGTTTGCTAATGTCACAAAagccttttctctcttccacGGAGATGAAAGCCCCCGAGGAAGCTCCCGTACTGATGGTGGATTTGAGCTCTGCCCCGGGATCCTGCTTCGCCTCCACGGTCCACTGAGGCACGTTCACTTTCATCTCCATCTCATACATCATCTCTCCCACCTTGTGGATCTCCTGCTCCAGATCCTTCAGATCCACTTCGTCGATGTTGCGTTCGGCCTCGTACTTCATGTTTTGGACGCTCATGGCTCTGGCAGCCACACCCGCGGTGCCTCCCGACAAGCCCGTCTGAATGAGGTGCTTCTTGGGCACGTTCAGGGGAAACTCCAGCCCTAGCTCCAGGGCGCGCTTCATGTCGGTCTCCAAAATCTCCAAGCATGTAGAGAAAATCACCCAGAGGCGCTCGAACTCAGCCTTGTCCTCC
The DNA window shown above is from Sminthopsis crassicaudata isolate SCR6 chromosome 2, ASM4859323v1, whole genome shotgun sequence and carries:
- the RGS9BP gene encoding regulator of G-protein signaling 9-binding protein; translation: MAKEECKVLLDALNRVTACYRHMVLSVGGTADSQNLREELKQTRQKAHDLAVANRNNLTAALKDKTISKEDKAEFERLWVIFSTCLEILETDMKRALELGLEFPLNVPKKHLIQTGLSGGTAGVAARAMSVQNMKYEAERNIDEVDLKDLEQEIHKVGEMMYEMEMKVNVPQWTVEAKQDPGAELKSTISTGASSGAFISVEERKGFCDISKLLAAIIFSAVLIIAVILAVCVVKLS